In the genome of Bacteroidota bacterium, the window AAAATGGATGCACAAAAAGTCGACATGTTTATCATGTCAAATGGAAAATTCTTTGAAGCTCATCAAATGAACATTATTCGCGAGAAACTACTCGCACTTGATGACTCAAAATGGGCTGTGTTATCAACAGCTCAGTTCAAAGACCCAACAACAACTCTTATTGTTTCACTCTTAGCAGGCAGCTTAGGCATTGACCGGTTTATGATTGGAGATACGGGTCTTGGAGTTGGTAAACTTTTAACTTGTGGCGGTATGGGTATTTGGGCAATTATTGATTGGTTTATGATTCAAAAAGCTACAAGAGAAAAAAACCTACAACAAATTCAACAATTTTTGTATTAATGTCAATTGACAGGAACAGGCTGTATTCTACATTGCTTATAGCATGTTTAGCAG includes:
- a CDS encoding TM2 domain-containing protein — encoded protein: MDAQKVDMFIMSNGKFFEAHQMNIIREKLLALDDSKWAVLSTAQFKDPTTTLIVSLLAGSLGIDRFMIGDTGLGVGKLLTCGGMGIWAIIDWFMIQKATREKNLQQIQQFLY